One genomic region from Portunus trituberculatus isolate SZX2019 chromosome 3, ASM1759143v1, whole genome shotgun sequence encodes:
- the LOC123510106 gene encoding fibrous sheath CABYR-binding protein-like codes for MTRDLDTSTTTPTTTTTRTKRPTNEKPGRTTTTTTTTTNPSETHDRKPGEVKDVTGDQQLSHGSGDSSLLTHLLTHLLHPSPHHHHHHLHHLSQPSAGERSVWNKKKNVRYFKLSDTGAGSRQRRDAIRRKREEVEWPVEVQGGAKEMDMESGRQLVQNTVALITANPALVLVFAFSIWMVWAVAVGFDPITYLNSFGTGAPGGGGSGGGGGGIVSSSSASAVVIGALNNPPPIAVPQPALLGEEGSIPVPAGEELSPDLLGAEPSPDAEAPPAEDGGTPDADSGGSAPDGDEPPTDLEPPAGEEPAVESPAAGEDPPADEESPADSPPADEEQSVDSPPADEEPPAGDEQPVDSPPADEEQPVDSPPADEETPVDSPPADEETPVDSPPADEEQSVDSPPADEETPVDSPPADEEQSVDSPPADEEPSVDSPSADEETPVDSPPADEEPPADSPPADDTTVDESAGGTAAPRGQACCLLRRSATPPPRRARRAP; via the exons atgaCACGTGACCTGGATACATCTACGACCACACCAACAACCACAACGACTAGAACAAAACGACCCACTAACGAGAAACCAggtagaaccaccaccaccaccaccaccaccacaaacccatCTGAGACTCACGACCGGAAACCAGGTGAGGTGAAAGACGTAACAGGTGACCAGCAACTTTCCCACGGCTCAGGTGACTCTTCCCTGCTGACTCACCTGCTGACTCACCTACTGCAcccttcacctcaccaccaccatcaccacctgcaccacctgtCACAACCATCTGCCGGGGAACGCAGCGTgtggaacaagaagaaaaatgtaagataTTTCAAACTGAGTGACACTGGTGCTGGTTCAAGGCAAAGAAGAGACGCcatcaggaggaagagggaggaggtggaatggCCGGTAGAAGTGCAGGGAGGCGCTAAGGAGATGGACATGGAGAGCGGAAGACAGCTGGTGCAGAATACCGTAGCTCTAATCACTGCCAATCCTGCTCTGGTCCTTGTTTTTGCTTTCTCG ATCTGGATGGTGTGGGCTGTGGCAGTAGGCTTCGATCCGATCACGTACCTCAACAGCTTCGGCACGGGAGCTCCTGGCGGGGGCGGATCAgggggcggtggcggcggtatTGTGTCCTCGTCCTCTGCCTCTGCTGTGGTAATTGGGGCCTTGAATAATCCCCCACCTATTGCAGTTCCACAGC CGGCGTTGTTGGGCGAGGAGGGCAGCATTCCAGTGCCCGCTGGCGAAGAGCTCTCACCAGACCTCCTCGGCGCAGAGCCCTCACCTGACGCAGAGGCTCCTCCCGCGGAAGACGGAGGCACCCCAGACGCAGACAGTGGTGGCTCGGCTCCTGACGGCGATGAACCGCCTACTGACTTAGAACCTCCTGCTGGTGAAGAACCAGCTGTAGAGTCTCCAGCTGCTGGTGAAGATCCTCCTGCTGATGAAGAGTCACCTGCTGACTCTCCACCTGCTGATGAAGAACAATCTGTTGACTCTCCACCTGCTGATGAAGAACCACCTGCTGGTGATGAACAACCTGTTGACTCTCCACCTGCTGATGAAGAACAACCTGTTGACTCTCCACCTGCTGATGAAGAAACACCTGTTGACTCTCCACCTGCTGATGAAGAAACACCTGTTGACTCTCCACCTGCTGATGAAGAACAATCTGTTGACTCTCCACCTGCTGATGAAGAAACACCTGTTGACTCTCCACCTGCTGATGAAGAACAATCTGTTGACTCTCCACCTGCTGATGAAGAACCATCTGTTGACTCTCCATCTGCTGATGAAGAAACACCTGTTGACTCTCCACCTGCTGATGAAGAACCACCTGCTGACTCTCCACCTGCTGATGACACAACAGTGGACGAGTCTGCCGGGGGTACGGCGGCGCCACGGGGTCAGGCGTGCTGTTTGCTGAGGCGATCAGCGACGCCACCACCACGGAGGGCGAGGCGGGCTCCCTGA